One Thalassotalea hakodatensis DNA segment encodes these proteins:
- a CDS encoding phosphoribosyltransferase, which yields MEFTVTNIDFSTLSSQYPKSYSALDFEQIMPLYDYHSWDGGKNPRIDKITNTLINLKKNRSPAISFFSKVVRSQLLSLIGSQPKIFCVVPSHSKDDVSEGMMKVMSNIREDFGFANVSNLLNRTLTVPKAATGGDRSVQHHLDSIEILNRDYVQGKAVFLFDDISTTGNSMNACKQLLLEAGAQSVVMISFGQTWFELG from the coding sequence ATGGAATTTACAGTGACGAATATAGATTTTTCGACTTTGTCTTCGCAGTACCCTAAAAGTTATTCAGCCTTGGATTTTGAGCAAATTATGCCGTTGTATGATTATCATTCTTGGGATGGAGGTAAGAATCCTAGAATTGATAAAATTACTAACACGTTAATAAATTTAAAAAAGAATAGAAGTCCAGCGATTAGTTTTTTTTCCAAAGTCGTTCGTAGTCAGCTTTTGTCGCTTATTGGTTCGCAACCAAAGATATTTTGTGTTGTGCCTTCTCATTCTAAAGATGATGTGTCAGAAGGGATGATGAAGGTAATGAGTAATATTAGAGAAGACTTTGGTTTTGCTAATGTATCTAATTTACTAAACCGTACTTTAACTGTCCCTAAGGCAGCTACGGGAGGGGATAGAAGTGTCCAACACCATTTAGACTCAATAGAAATTTTGAACAGAGACTATGTTCAAGGAAAAGCCGTTTTTCTTTTTGATGACATATCTACCACAGGTAATAGTATGAATGCATGTAAGCAGTTACTGTTAGAAGCTGGAGCGCAAAGTGTAGTGATGATTTCTTTTGGTCAAACATGGTTTGAATTAGGTTAA
- the maiA gene encoding maleylacetoacetate isomerase codes for MKLYGYWRSSAAYRVRITLNLKDIPYETIPVHLVKAGGEQHQKNYVDMNPTHLVPTLEDNGFILNQSIAIIDYLDAKYPQPAVYPSAVQDKALVQALMFDIACEIHPVNNLRVQQYLANELHCSDQDKLRWSHHWMHLGFTAIEAKLSKTAGRYCFGDDITIADICLVPQVYNAKRFNLDMTPYPLINSITNNCNELPAFSQALPENQKDAV; via the coding sequence ATGAAATTGTATGGCTATTGGCGCTCTTCTGCGGCCTATCGCGTAAGAATTACACTTAATTTGAAGGATATTCCGTACGAAACAATCCCTGTTCATTTGGTTAAGGCTGGGGGAGAACAACATCAAAAAAATTATGTTGATATGAATCCTACTCACCTAGTACCAACCTTAGAAGATAACGGTTTTATTTTAAATCAATCTATCGCTATCATTGATTATCTCGACGCAAAATATCCACAGCCTGCTGTTTACCCTAGCGCTGTACAAGATAAAGCGTTAGTGCAAGCGCTAATGTTTGACATTGCGTGTGAGATACACCCTGTGAATAATTTGCGTGTACAGCAATATCTAGCGAACGAATTACATTGTTCTGATCAAGATAAACTACGTTGGTCACATCACTGGATGCATTTAGGTTTTACTGCAATTGAAGCAAAATTAAGTAAAACAGCTGGCAGATACTGTTTTGGTGATGATATTACCATCGCTGATATTTGTTTGGTGCCACAAGTATACAACGCGAAGCGCTTCAATCTTGATATGACACCATACCCTTTAATTAATAGTATCACGAATAATTGCAATGAACTGCCTGCATTTAGCCAAGCGTTACCTGAAAACCAAAAAGATGCCGTATAA
- a CDS encoding helix-turn-helix domain-containing protein, protein MKKIGYIGALEKKPDISYKLASDLIHWNEQEVKLSSICQELIEDKSVLTKKSMNIDKLINELDHNDTIVICNLVYLANNLETLLNRLKNIEDRGINLEILNINEDSLYSHARAIREFSRFHKGLRISKKINKQNFVKRKNLVASHNRSAVKDWRDQHTIKAAFVKGEKTVIELAKSYNVSRQTIYRILNKEELKHVIEHLPINYQMWNLEECKERVRVNTKEVENNETLVTVTLGHYFRIDSWCIKTGSKAVSKIRTEFLEKTDDELKEIFYNLTKGKNL, encoded by the coding sequence ATGAAAAAAATAGGATACATAGGCGCTTTAGAAAAAAAGCCCGATATTAGTTATAAGCTAGCAAGTGACCTTATTCACTGGAATGAGCAAGAAGTAAAACTTAGCTCAATATGCCAAGAATTAATAGAGGACAAAAGTGTACTAACAAAAAAATCAATGAATATCGATAAGTTGATAAATGAATTAGATCACAACGATACGATTGTCATCTGTAACCTAGTTTACTTAGCAAACAACTTAGAAACGTTACTGAATAGACTTAAGAACATTGAAGATAGGGGAATTAATCTAGAGATATTGAACATCAACGAGGACAGTTTATATAGCCATGCAAGAGCTATTAGGGAATTTAGTAGATTCCACAAAGGTTTAAGGATTAGTAAAAAGATAAACAAGCAAAATTTCGTAAAAAGGAAAAACCTAGTCGCTTCCCATAATAGAAGTGCAGTTAAGGACTGGAGAGATCAACACACCATAAAAGCTGCATTTGTTAAAGGAGAAAAGACTGTTATTGAATTAGCTAAAAGCTACAACGTATCAAGACAGACAATTTATAGAATACTTAACAAAGAGGAGTTGAAACATGTAATAGAGCACTTACCAATTAACTATCAAATGTGGAATTTAGAAGAATGTAAAGAAAGAGTAAGAGTAAACACTAAGGAGGTAGAAAACAACGAAACGTTAGTAACAGTAACCTTAGGACACTATTTTCGCATAGATTCTTGGTGCATTAAAACAGGTTCTAAAGCGGTATCAAAGATACGCACGGAATTTCTAGAAAAGACAGATGATGAATTAAAAGAAATTTTTTATAACTTAACCAAAGGAAAAAACTTATGA
- a CDS encoding recombinase family protein, translated as MKVAYARCSTQNQNLDAQLEQLKDCDKVFKERLSGGKSDRPELHKAIDYLREGDSLVVTKLDRLARSLTDLHKLVDMIEEKGATLNVLNQAIDTSTSSGKLMFSMLGAFAEFEKDLINERVQEGLERARAKGVKFGKPRQITDEKRKRIVELMDDENSNLTKNEIADIIGCSRNQLYKIYREDKT; from the coding sequence ATGAAAGTTGCTTACGCTCGTTGCTCAACTCAAAATCAAAACTTAGACGCACAACTTGAACAGCTTAAAGATTGTGACAAAGTCTTTAAGGAAAGACTAAGTGGTGGGAAAAGTGACCGTCCTGAATTGCATAAAGCGATTGATTATTTAAGGGAAGGGGACAGTTTGGTTGTTACTAAACTAGACCGTTTAGCTAGGTCATTAACTGACCTACATAAATTAGTTGATATGATTGAAGAGAAGGGCGCAACGTTGAATGTTCTTAATCAAGCGATAGATACTTCAACTAGTAGCGGTAAATTGATGTTTAGCATGTTAGGTGCTTTTGCTGAGTTTGAAAAAGACTTAATCAACGAGCGAGTTCAAGAAGGCCTTGAACGCGCAAGAGCTAAAGGTGTTAAGTTTGGTAAGCCCCGTCAAATAACCGATGAAAAAAGAAAGCGTATTGTTGAACTGATGGATGATGAGAATAGCAATCTGACTAAAAATGAAATAGCAGATATTATTGGTTGTTCAAGGAATCAGTTGTACAAAATCTATAGAGAAGATAAAACTTAA
- a CDS encoding endonuclease/exonuclease/phosphatase family protein has product MKIIFSIALFFISTATIAETMNLASWNIRNVSSNSRSDAELGIISVVLARYDFIAIQEIRTDTKALDRLVKILKDEFRLDYSYVASKKIGNSSRKEIYAFLYRSDLVKYTENSAFVYSDINDDFIREPYCAAFLAGNFDFSICTIHTEFGDGKTEPRKEVAALDDVYRAVTKESRRDVLIVGDFNLPANDDAWNDIESLDNFEPAIPLHTPTTIADTSFFDNIWYTKYSDEVKKESGAVFEFDEMIYTPAMRKEASRQVSDHRPVSVEVKID; this is encoded by the coding sequence ATGAAAATAATTTTTTCAATAGCATTGTTTTTTATAAGTACAGCAACAATTGCTGAAACGATGAATCTCGCTTCGTGGAATATAAGAAATGTTTCGAGCAATAGTCGTTCTGATGCTGAACTAGGTATAATATCTGTTGTTTTAGCTAGATATGATTTCATTGCAATTCAAGAAATACGGACAGATACAAAAGCCCTAGACCGACTTGTGAAAATACTAAAAGATGAATTTAGGCTGGATTATAGTTATGTTGCCTCTAAGAAAATTGGCAATAGTAGTCGAAAAGAAATTTATGCTTTTCTGTATAGGTCTGATTTAGTTAAATATACCGAAAATTCTGCTTTTGTTTATTCTGATATAAATGATGACTTTATCAGGGAGCCTTATTGTGCAGCATTCTTGGCAGGTAATTTTGATTTCTCTATTTGCACTATTCATACCGAGTTTGGTGATGGTAAAACGGAGCCAAGAAAAGAAGTTGCAGCATTAGATGATGTTTATAGGGCTGTAACTAAAGAAAGTCGTAGAGATGTATTAATTGTTGGTGATTTTAATTTACCTGCAAATGATGATGCTTGGAATGATATTGAATCGCTTGACAACTTTGAACCTGCAATACCACTCCATACACCTACCACAATTGCAGATACATCTTTTTTCGATAATATTTGGTACACGAAATACTCTGATGAAGTTAAAAAAGAATCAGGTGCAGTATTTGAATTTGATGAGATGATTTATACGCCAGCTATGCGTAAAGAAGCCAGCAGACAAGTGTCTGATCATCGGCCTGTAAGTGTTGAGGTTAAAATAGACTAA
- a CDS encoding 4a-hydroxytetrahydrobiopterin dehydratase produces the protein MSSELSTQKCEACHADAPKVTDEELQTLMSQIPDWVPEVRDGVMMLERVYKFKNYKLAWAFANKVSTLAEEEFHHPAILLEWGKVTVTWWSHAIKGLHKNDFICAAKTDALL, from the coding sequence ATGAGTTCAGAGTTATCAACACAAAAATGTGAAGCGTGTCATGCCGACGCCCCTAAAGTTACAGACGAAGAGTTACAAACATTAATGTCTCAAATACCTGATTGGGTACCTGAAGTCAGAGATGGAGTAATGATGTTAGAACGCGTTTATAAATTTAAAAATTATAAATTAGCTTGGGCATTTGCAAATAAAGTATCAACTTTAGCGGAAGAAGAGTTTCATCACCCAGCCATTTTATTGGAATGGGGTAAGGTAACAGTAACTTGGTGGTCGCACGCTATTAAAGGGCTGCATAAGAACGATTTTATTTGTGCGGCCAAAACTGACGCCTTATTGTAA
- a CDS encoding DNA-processing protein DprA, whose protein sequence is MNIDLFYKLLALILINKLKTPQNRVTSILREPFPIHNPSNLSFIDANNLLEKHALSLPTLTANDWSFAHKIYEDNISNGIEILSINQDIYPRYLKVIKDAPPLLFVKGNLNIFQNLPGVAVVGARDASSTGIEVSRRLSRFLVKNNWVVVSGLATGIDESAHRGALEDNGQTIAVLAGGLDKPTPARNAKLGYDILENDGAWVSEHSFGIPTLKHHFVPRNRIQIGLSAGSIIVEAKIKSGSLSQARFCVGQNRPLFAVTPQTLDNPLGLNCEGTLHMVSELGAIPLKSKSDYTKLLEMLSKERDMII, encoded by the coding sequence GTGAATATTGATTTATTTTACAAGTTATTAGCTTTAATACTAATTAACAAACTGAAAACTCCTCAAAATCGAGTTACTTCGATTCTTCGTGAACCTTTTCCAATTCATAATCCTAGTAATTTATCTTTTATCGATGCAAATAATCTTTTGGAAAAGCATGCTTTGTCTTTACCAACATTGACTGCTAATGATTGGAGTTTTGCTCATAAAATTTATGAAGACAATATCTCTAATGGCATCGAGATACTGAGTATCAACCAAGATATCTACCCAAGATACCTGAAAGTTATTAAAGATGCCCCACCATTATTATTCGTTAAGGGTAACCTTAATATATTCCAGAACTTACCTGGTGTCGCCGTTGTCGGTGCAAGAGATGCTAGTTCGACAGGTATTGAAGTTTCTAGAAGATTAAGTCGTTTTCTAGTTAAAAACAACTGGGTTGTGGTTAGCGGCTTAGCAACGGGTATTGATGAATCTGCGCACAGAGGCGCATTAGAAGATAATGGGCAGACTATAGCTGTTTTAGCTGGGGGGCTTGATAAACCAACTCCTGCAAGGAATGCAAAACTTGGGTATGACATACTTGAAAATGACGGAGCTTGGGTTTCGGAACATTCTTTTGGGATACCTACCTTAAAGCATCATTTTGTACCTAGAAATAGAATTCAAATTGGTTTGTCTGCTGGTTCTATCATCGTGGAAGCGAAAATCAAAAGTGGCTCACTATCTCAAGCAAGATTTTGTGTTGGTCAAAATAGACCTTTGTTTGCTGTAACACCTCAAACACTAGATAACCCATTAGGTTTAAATTGTGAAGGGACGTTACATATGGTTAGTGAGCTAGGTGCTATACCTTTGAAATCTAAATCAGATTATACAAAGTTATTAGAGATGCTATCTAAAGAGCGAGATATGATTATCTAG
- a CDS encoding site-specific integrase codes for MKSANIPHLYIRNGIYYYRNNTIWKSLRTRCKKTAFRKLSTTLFGTPPAIKDTSITVNDSSSTPPDTQPASNHNTSTMSLIKAYLAENGDRWCEREYTRIKNALSFLPKGEITREIAIELKAVILLTKTVTTFNRYLKYFNALYRWGMANNVSISENPFEGLRVIEKKKSISDGRKAYSSKQLRTLMSFAEQYDRSDRRYWLIMIGRYTGARMNEICQLKPCDVTAEAIHIRGEVLKSANARRAIPIHPKLIELGLLDWVADCKADRLFHEWQPVRGSHSHAASRWFSRNNPFKSVIKGQKAEVDFHSLRHTVATELKRAGVARQYAAQILGHYNGSITYDRYGKNIDKCYLKESVAIIGEFN; via the coding sequence ATGAAGTCAGCTAATATCCCCCATTTATATATTCGTAATGGTATTTATTACTATCGAAATAATACTATTTGGAAATCATTAAGAACGCGTTGTAAAAAAACAGCGTTCAGAAAATTAAGTACTACCTTATTTGGCACTCCGCCAGCAATAAAAGACACTTCAATTACTGTTAATGACAGTTCATCTACACCACCTGACACTCAACCCGCATCTAATCACAATACATCGACAATGAGTTTAATTAAAGCTTACCTTGCTGAGAATGGTGATAGGTGGTGCGAGCGAGAATATACACGTATCAAAAACGCTTTAAGTTTTTTGCCAAAAGGCGAAATTACTAGAGAAATAGCAATAGAGTTAAAAGCAGTTATTTTATTAACTAAAACTGTGACTACTTTTAATCGTTATTTAAAATATTTTAATGCTCTTTATCGTTGGGGCATGGCGAATAATGTCTCAATTTCTGAGAATCCCTTTGAGGGACTTAGGGTTATTGAGAAGAAGAAAAGTATTTCAGATGGTCGAAAGGCATATTCTTCAAAGCAATTACGAACCCTTATGAGCTTTGCAGAGCAATACGATAGAAGTGATAGACGATATTGGCTTATTATGATTGGGCGTTATACAGGCGCAAGAATGAATGAAATATGTCAATTGAAACCTTGTGATGTAACCGCTGAGGCTATTCATATTCGAGGTGAAGTACTTAAATCGGCTAATGCTAGACGGGCTATCCCTATTCATCCTAAGCTTATTGAACTTGGTTTATTGGATTGGGTAGCTGATTGTAAGGCTGATAGGTTATTTCATGAATGGCAGCCAGTTAGGGGGAGTCATAGCCATGCTGCTAGCCGTTGGTTTAGCCGAAATAATCCTTTTAAATCTGTTATCAAAGGTCAAAAAGCGGAGGTCGACTTTCATTCATTGAGACACACTGTAGCTACCGAGTTAAAACGTGCAGGGGTTGCTCGTCAATATGCTGCGCAAATATTAGGACACTATAATGGGAGTATAACCTATGATAGATATGGGAAAAATATAGATAAATGTTACTTAAAAGAATCGGTAGCCATCATAGGGGAGTTTAATTGA
- a CDS encoding helix-turn-helix domain-containing protein has protein sequence MKKFRQSIYDQEHVFLRDWLIQKRKTAKLTQRQLADKLDTVHSLVGKVEKGERRLDVIEFISYCEAMEVNSDEIISLILKLKGDNQPLLE, from the coding sequence ATGAAAAAATTTAGACAATCAATCTATGACCAAGAGCATGTTTTCTTGAGAGATTGGCTCATACAAAAAAGAAAAACAGCTAAGTTAACTCAGAGGCAGCTAGCCGATAAGTTGGATACTGTTCATTCGCTTGTTGGTAAAGTGGAGAAAGGGGAGAGAAGGCTTGATGTTATTGAGTTCATTTCTTATTGTGAAGCTATGGAAGTTAATTCAGATGAAATAATTAGTTTAATATTAAAGCTGAAAGGTGATAACCAGCCTCTTTTAGAATAG
- a CDS encoding DUF3014 domain-containing protein, with product MDKSSSNQSSTPWPLVIGIIIVIVAMLLWFLLDEPTQPERKQPSEPVVEVEQPVEPEPIPLPEPPIEPEVVVPEPVEPIAPEPTKPLLPTLNESDQWLQEKLPSITWRKELLKLVIDDDMIRRFVVFTDNFSQGLLAYEHSPLIKPTTSFSAKEINEDDEIVIKWDETTSRRFSLYVDLLRSVDTDTLVSWYFELKPLINEAYRELGYPEENFTDILQDSITKVLDMEIPKERLELVRPSVMYQFKDESYESLDDAEKLMLRIGKENLLVIKSVLLEISEKLSRARENQEND from the coding sequence ATGGATAAATCATCATCTAATCAGTCATCAACACCTTGGCCTCTCGTTATTGGTATTATCATTGTGATTGTGGCAATGCTGTTATGGTTTCTCCTTGATGAACCAACGCAACCGGAGCGTAAGCAACCATCTGAACCTGTTGTGGAAGTTGAACAGCCTGTTGAGCCAGAACCAATACCGCTTCCTGAACCGCCAATCGAACCAGAAGTTGTCGTGCCAGAGCCAGTAGAGCCAATAGCACCTGAACCGACAAAACCTTTATTACCAACGCTTAATGAAAGTGATCAGTGGCTTCAAGAAAAGTTACCTAGCATTACTTGGCGTAAAGAATTGCTTAAACTGGTCATCGACGATGATATGATCCGCCGTTTTGTTGTGTTTACCGATAATTTTTCTCAAGGGTTATTAGCTTACGAACATAGTCCACTAATTAAACCTACTACGTCCTTTTCTGCAAAAGAGATCAACGAAGATGATGAAATAGTTATTAAATGGGATGAAACTACATCAAGACGTTTTAGTTTATATGTAGATTTATTACGCTCGGTAGACACAGACACGTTAGTTTCTTGGTATTTTGAATTAAAACCACTGATTAACGAGGCATATAGAGAACTGGGCTACCCAGAAGAAAATTTCACTGATATTTTACAAGACTCAATTACCAAAGTACTTGATATGGAGATCCCTAAAGAGCGCTTAGAACTTGTTCGCCCAAGTGTGATGTATCAATTTAAAGATGAATCTTACGAAAGCTTGGATGATGCAGAAAAATTAATGTTAAGAATAGGTAAAGAAAACCTATTAGTGATAAAGTCTGTGCTACTAGAAATCAGTGAAAAGTTATCCAGAGCTAGAGAAAATCAAGAAAACGATTAA
- the tyrR gene encoding transcriptional regulator TyrR, whose amino-acid sequence MRLEIGCLDRVGIAQDVLSIFVERSIDLRGIELEQPGKIFINIPDLDFSELQTFMPQLRLIEGVEDVKTTPYMPSEREKNELSTLIKTFPDPFVSIDAKGNIRIVNHVTASIIGCSNNEIVGQHVSQWLKGFNFNRWLDSEEVLAQTRRLKFIDDDYVADIMPIHIQGIDGEVILAGAVLILKSEIRLGQQMSAFKQANENNFAGIQASSGAMRKVIREAKRMSLLESSMLLVGETGTGKELIARACHAASDRAEKPFMTLNCASLPDEAAETELFGMGSNKPELIKKGLFELAGGGTIFLDEVGEMSPKLQIKLLRVIQDGIFRRVDDEKEINVNVRFISSTNHDLLTMVQQGEFREDLYYRLNVLGLNIPSLRERRSDIIPLAEYFIAKFGQRIGKGSINMSDDCRDFIEHYPWPGNVRQLENVLIRAVSLMEGNLIQTSHLQLPAYTREHGYLEQEFEGTLDAAVKGFEADLLRKLYPAYPSTRQLAKKLGLSHTAIANKLREYDINKKTVKI is encoded by the coding sequence ATGCGATTAGAAATTGGTTGTTTAGATCGCGTTGGCATAGCACAAGATGTTTTAAGCATATTTGTAGAACGTAGTATTGATTTACGTGGTATCGAATTAGAACAACCTGGAAAAATATTCATCAATATACCTGATTTAGATTTTTCTGAATTGCAAACATTCATGCCACAGTTACGTTTAATAGAAGGGGTAGAAGATGTTAAAACAACGCCTTATATGCCTTCTGAACGTGAAAAAAATGAACTTTCTACGTTAATCAAAACGTTTCCCGATCCCTTTGTTTCTATTGATGCAAAAGGGAACATTAGAATTGTCAACCACGTTACAGCGAGTATTATTGGTTGCAGTAACAATGAAATTGTTGGTCAACATGTAAGCCAGTGGCTTAAAGGTTTTAATTTTAATCGTTGGCTTGATAGTGAAGAAGTCTTAGCACAAACAAGACGGCTCAAATTTATTGATGATGATTATGTTGCTGATATTATGCCTATTCATATCCAAGGCATTGATGGCGAGGTTATTCTTGCCGGCGCTGTACTGATTTTAAAATCAGAAATTCGCTTAGGTCAACAGATGAGTGCATTTAAACAGGCAAATGAAAATAATTTTGCTGGCATTCAAGCAAGTAGCGGTGCAATGCGAAAAGTGATTCGTGAAGCGAAAAGAATGTCGTTGCTTGAATCCTCAATGCTACTTGTAGGTGAAACAGGCACGGGTAAAGAATTAATTGCTCGCGCCTGTCATGCTGCAAGTGATCGTGCAGAAAAACCCTTTATGACGCTTAATTGTGCTTCATTACCAGATGAGGCAGCCGAAACTGAATTATTTGGTATGGGATCGAACAAACCTGAGTTAATTAAAAAAGGGTTGTTTGAACTGGCTGGTGGCGGAACTATTTTTCTTGATGAAGTAGGGGAGATGTCGCCAAAACTTCAAATTAAGCTTTTGCGCGTGATACAAGATGGTATTTTTAGGCGAGTTGATGATGAGAAAGAAATCAATGTAAACGTTCGATTTATTAGTTCCACTAACCATGACTTATTAACCATGGTACAGCAAGGTGAGTTTAGGGAAGATTTATATTATCGCTTAAATGTACTGGGGTTGAACATTCCATCATTAAGAGAACGACGTTCTGATATTATTCCTTTGGCGGAATATTTTATTGCAAAATTTGGTCAACGAATTGGTAAAGGCAGTATTAATATGTCTGATGATTGTCGTGACTTTATAGAACACTACCCTTGGCCTGGCAATGTCAGGCAATTAGAAAATGTGTTGATCAGGGCTGTATCATTAATGGAAGGTAATCTTATTCAAACATCACACCTTCAATTGCCGGCATATACGCGAGAACATGGTTATTTAGAACAAGAATTTGAGGGTACGTTAGATGCGGCGGTTAAAGGCTTTGAAGCGGATCTATTAAGAAAGTTATACCCTGCATATCCTAGCACGCGTCAGTTAGCAAAGAAGCTTGGATTGAGTCATACGGCTATCGCTAATAAGTTACGTGAATATGATATCAATAAAAAAACCGTGAAAATATAG
- the phhA gene encoding phenylalanine 4-monooxygenase — protein sequence MAKSSAYVSKYPDEDGNIQWSDEENNIWHDLITRQLSCIQGTACDEYIAGLEKIKLPTDRIPQLEEVSKVLRAETGWQCEPVPALIGFGEFFRLLSEKKFPVATFIRTREEFDYLQEPDIFHEIFGHCPLLTNPSFADYTEAYGKMGLNATKEQRVFLARLYWFTVEFGLLDTPEGLRVYGGGIISSPTETEYALNDKNVERKTLSLDNVLDVLRTPYRIDILQPVYYMLTKVTDLDEIRKYEIEDIFELIEQAKALGLHKAKFPPKEEKQAS from the coding sequence ATGGCTAAGAGCAGCGCATACGTTTCGAAATATCCTGATGAGGATGGAAACATTCAATGGAGCGATGAAGAAAATAACATTTGGCATGACCTGATCACCAGGCAGTTATCATGCATTCAAGGTACTGCGTGTGATGAATATATCGCAGGGCTTGAGAAAATAAAGTTACCAACCGATCGTATTCCACAACTGGAAGAAGTCAGTAAGGTGTTAAGAGCTGAAACGGGTTGGCAATGTGAGCCTGTGCCAGCATTGATTGGTTTTGGAGAGTTTTTTCGTTTGCTCTCTGAAAAGAAATTTCCGGTTGCAACGTTTATCCGTACTCGAGAAGAGTTTGACTATTTACAAGAACCAGATATTTTTCACGAAATCTTTGGTCATTGCCCTTTATTAACAAACCCTTCGTTTGCTGATTATACAGAAGCATATGGAAAAATGGGGCTTAATGCGACAAAAGAACAACGCGTGTTCCTTGCGAGATTGTATTGGTTTACCGTTGAGTTTGGTTTACTTGATACACCAGAAGGATTACGAGTATACGGCGGCGGTATTATTTCTTCACCGACGGAAACAGAATATGCGCTAAATGATAAAAATGTAGAAAGAAAAACGTTGTCACTTGATAACGTACTCGATGTACTTCGTACACCTTATCGCATTGATATTCTACAGCCAGTATATTATATGTTAACTAAAGTCACTGATCTTGACGAGATCAGAAAATATGAAATTGAAGATATATTTGAATTGATCGAGCAAGCAAAGGCACTCGGTTTACACAAAGCAAAATTTCCTCCTAAAGAAGAAAAGCAAGCGAGTTAA